The following are encoded in a window of Synergistaceae bacterium genomic DNA:
- the gap gene encoding type I glyceraldehyde-3-phosphate dehydrogenase gives MAVRVAINGFGRIGRLAFRQMFDAEGYEVVAINDLVKPKMLAHLLKFDTTHGRYPHKVDFDDDKGTITVDGKTITIYAMPKAEELPWGDLKVDVVLECSGFYASKAKAEAHIKAGARKVVISAPAGNDLPTIVYNVNHKTLKPTDTIISAASCTTNCLAPMAKALNDLAPIVSGFMTTVHAYTGDQMILDGPHRKGDLRRARAAACNIVPNSTGAAKAIGLVIPELAGKLDGAAQRVPTPTGSTTILDAVVKGTWTKEQVNEQMKKEETESFEYNTEEIVSSDIIDSTAGSIFDATQTKCKPVGDDMTLVQVVSWYDNENSYTCQMVRTIKYFSELK, from the coding sequence ATGGCTGTAAGAGTTGCTATCAACGGCTTCGGCAGAATCGGCAGGCTTGCTTTCCGCCAGATGTTTGACGCAGAAGGCTATGAAGTCGTCGCAATCAATGACCTTGTGAAACCTAAAATGCTCGCTCACCTTCTCAAGTTCGACACAACACACGGACGTTACCCGCACAAAGTAGATTTTGACGATGACAAAGGCACAATCACTGTAGACGGAAAGACAATCACAATTTACGCCATGCCCAAAGCCGAGGAGCTTCCCTGGGGAGATCTGAAGGTTGATGTAGTTCTTGAGTGCTCCGGGTTCTATGCGTCAAAAGCAAAGGCTGAAGCACACATCAAAGCAGGTGCGCGCAAAGTCGTAATCTCCGCCCCCGCAGGCAATGACCTTCCGACAATCGTCTACAATGTCAATCACAAGACACTGAAGCCTACAGACACAATCATCTCCGCGGCAAGCTGCACAACAAACTGCCTCGCGCCTATGGCCAAAGCCCTCAATGACCTTGCCCCGATAGTGTCAGGATTCATGACGACAGTACACGCCTACACAGGGGATCAGATGATTCTTGACGGCCCTCACCGCAAAGGCGATTTGAGACGCGCAAGGGCGGCGGCCTGCAACATAGTGCCTAACTCAACAGGCGCGGCAAAAGCTATCGGACTCGTAATTCCTGAGCTGGCCGGGAAACTTGACGGCGCAGCGCAGAGAGTCCCGACTCCGACAGGCTCAACAACAATCCTTGACGCTGTCGTCAAAGGCACGTGGACAAAAGAGCAGGTCAACGAGCAGATGAAGAAGGAAGAGACAGAGTCATTCGAGTACAACACAGAAGAGATTGTATCTTCCGACATCATCGACAGCACAGCAGGGTCAATCTTTGACGCGACTCAGACAAAGTGCAAGCCCGTAGGCGATGATATGACGCTCGTACAGGTTGTTTCATGGTACGACAACGAGAACAGCTACACATGCCAGATGGTACGCACAATCAAGTACTTCTCCGAGCTTAAATAG
- a CDS encoding flagellin yields the protein MRIYHNIPALTAYNSLNATNNAMEKTIQKLSTGLRINSAADDAAGFAISEKMRAQISGLEVAIRNTQDATSMLQVAEGALGETNSMLQRMRELAVQASNDTLTSQDRSYIQQEIDQLQDQIDRIAKTTQFNKKRLLDGSSAGITSSSNQSVKVYVRGSLREIDQFGQKKSFEGNYKITVNVDPSQTGAGQVQKSSVMTIKHPNVITDKVVDSDKGIKDVTVDNLPAGDYTVKKTTAAEGAKLTGFYNAGSGTAANAIAAVTFGGGTTQTANASVLFEVVSKTGTGADGSVTLRATSNVLGKDGNVDNYLEDEIIVTSTTKNIGDKLGLGAADACTLTLANADNIEVGTKFVYTYTAAGTGVSISGVQDENWPNKWGTDPATVTCADDGSYASGNAVTFGLTAGADLDSKEIHFRNFYVNGDNGSVYEGDIILTTTEDFSTKAPAAKDDDPLASFTAAYIGKTATLDTKLRDLNTFWNSSGVFMLETPKTITINQGDGKSATVTLYGTDTIRELQAKFNYAIGTELGQGAYVDGSGASKFCTFVEKGSEDSQGLETVPGTFMFRSVLPGAGGELTFSSDDEDLINTFALNEVKAGTTTAFRASIYDAHTGIAIPGATNIKVSDNKLVGVLHPNVDIEFDPTANIKAVWSDAEKNFILSPDDTTYEATIHIVDSSTVFQIGANEGEDIAIDIGNMSAASIGVTNINVTTRESASKSIGLIDAAISKVSSQRAKIGAYQNALDYTSENLTTTMSNLTAAESRIRDADMAQTMMEFVKLQILNQSGTSMLAQANQLPQSVMSLLQG from the coding sequence ATGAGGATATATCACAACATACCGGCACTCACGGCGTATAACTCGCTCAATGCGACGAATAACGCGATGGAGAAGACAATACAGAAGTTGTCAACAGGACTCCGCATAAATTCAGCGGCAGATGACGCGGCAGGGTTCGCGATCTCCGAGAAAATGCGCGCTCAGATTTCCGGCCTTGAAGTGGCAATCCGTAACACTCAGGACGCTACATCAATGCTTCAGGTTGCTGAAGGCGCGTTAGGCGAGACCAACTCAATGCTCCAGAGAATGCGCGAGCTTGCGGTTCAGGCCAGCAACGACACACTCACATCACAGGACAGAAGCTATATACAGCAGGAAATAGATCAGTTACAGGATCAGATAGACAGAATCGCAAAGACTACACAGTTCAACAAGAAGAGGCTTCTTGACGGCTCATCAGCGGGAATCACATCATCTAGCAATCAGAGCGTGAAAGTATACGTTCGCGGCTCGCTGAGGGAGATTGACCAGTTCGGGCAGAAGAAATCCTTTGAGGGCAACTACAAAATCACGGTGAATGTTGACCCCAGCCAGACAGGAGCGGGGCAGGTTCAGAAGTCCTCAGTGATGACCATCAAGCACCCCAATGTAATCACGGACAAGGTAGTTGATTCGGACAAGGGCATAAAGGATGTTACTGTCGACAACCTTCCGGCGGGGGATTACACGGTCAAGAAGACAACAGCGGCAGAGGGCGCGAAACTTACAGGCTTCTATAACGCTGGTTCAGGCACTGCCGCGAATGCGATCGCCGCGGTAACATTCGGAGGCGGCACGACACAGACAGCCAACGCAAGCGTGCTTTTCGAGGTTGTGTCAAAGACAGGAACAGGCGCGGATGGAAGCGTAACGCTCCGGGCAACATCGAACGTGCTCGGCAAAGACGGCAATGTAGATAATTACCTTGAGGACGAGATTATAGTAACGTCAACCACGAAAAATATCGGCGACAAACTCGGACTGGGGGCTGCTGATGCCTGTACGCTCACGCTTGCAAATGCGGACAACATCGAAGTCGGCACAAAGTTTGTCTACACCTACACAGCAGCCGGCACAGGAGTATCGATTTCAGGCGTTCAGGATGAAAACTGGCCGAACAAATGGGGAACTGACCCTGCAACTGTAACATGTGCAGATGACGGAAGTTACGCGAGCGGAAATGCTGTAACATTTGGACTTACTGCGGGTGCAGACCTTGACAGCAAGGAGATACATTTCCGTAATTTCTACGTAAACGGCGATAACGGTTCAGTCTATGAAGGCGATATTATCCTAACGACAACTGAAGATTTCTCGACAAAAGCTCCCGCTGCTAAAGACGACGACCCGCTGGCCTCATTCACAGCGGCTTACATCGGCAAGACAGCCACGCTTGATACGAAACTTCGCGACCTCAATACGTTCTGGAACAGCTCCGGCGTGTTCATGCTTGAGACTCCCAAGACAATCACAATCAATCAGGGCGACGGCAAAAGCGCGACAGTAACGCTTTACGGGACTGACACAATCCGCGAGCTTCAGGCCAAATTCAACTACGCAATCGGCACAGAGTTAGGGCAGGGCGCATATGTTGACGGCTCCGGCGCAAGCAAGTTCTGCACGTTTGTCGAGAAAGGCAGCGAAGACTCACAGGGACTTGAGACAGTTCCCGGCACGTTCATGTTCAGGTCAGTGCTTCCCGGCGCGGGCGGTGAGCTTACATTTAGCAGCGATGACGAGGATTTAATCAACACATTCGCGCTCAATGAAGTAAAAGCAGGCACAACAACGGCATTCAGGGCATCAATATATGACGCTCACACGGGAATCGCCATCCCCGGCGCGACGAACATCAAAGTGTCAGACAACAAACTTGTTGGAGTCCTTCACCCGAACGTTGACATCGAGTTTGACCCGACAGCCAACATCAAAGCGGTGTGGAGCGACGCGGAAAAGAATTTCATTCTCTCACCCGATGATACGACATACGAGGCAACAATTCACATTGTCGACAGCTCAACGGTCTTCCAGATCGGCGCGAATGAGGGAGAAGACATCGCAATAGACATCGGCAACATGTCAGCGGCTTCAATCGGCGTTACGAACATCAACGTTACGACACGCGAGTCGGCCTCGAAATCAATCGGCCTCATTGACGCGGCAATCAGCAAAGTGTCATCACAGCGCGCCAAAATCGGAGCGTACCAGAACGCGCTCGACTACACAAGCGAGAACCTGACAACAACAATGTCCAACCTGACAGCGGCGGAGTCCAGAATAAGAGACGCGGACATGGCCCAGACAATGATGGAGTTCGTGAAGCTGCAGATCCTCAACCAGAGCGGTACAAGTATGCTTGCTCAGGCAAACCAGCTCCCGCAGTCAGTGATGAGCCTCCTTCAGGGCTAA
- a CDS encoding Jag N-terminal domain-containing protein, with protein sequence MIQERKITLEVPDVQEALNEASRQWKLPVEDLHAEILSTERDGFLGLFGSKKIRVEVTANARPDIMARGLEFVGEILRLMDFDAHPAMSETERNMIDIQGDDAADYVVGRYGDALKGLEYIVNLALRDPKTEPRIKIDSCGYRERRTKSLERLAEATARQAVKFGRPVRLDPMASWERWVIHTTLKNRSDVTTESVGESPSRKVVVIPKFEPEEVRMPGPATLRVRVQRELNEKAGARNPAPQSRYPRRRNRNRRDTRRDDTATQE encoded by the coding sequence ATGATTCAGGAAAGAAAAATAACGCTTGAAGTCCCTGACGTTCAGGAGGCATTGAACGAGGCTTCCCGGCAGTGGAAATTACCCGTTGAGGATCTGCACGCGGAAATACTCAGCACGGAGCGCGACGGATTTCTGGGTTTGTTCGGGAGCAAGAAAATCCGCGTTGAGGTTACAGCGAATGCCCGCCCGGATATTATGGCGAGGGGACTTGAGTTTGTCGGCGAAATTCTGAGGCTTATGGATTTTGACGCACACCCGGCCATGTCTGAGACTGAGCGGAATATGATCGACATTCAGGGCGATGATGCCGCAGATTACGTTGTCGGGCGTTACGGGGACGCGCTGAAGGGGCTTGAGTACATCGTGAATCTTGCGCTGAGAGACCCTAAGACAGAGCCGCGAATAAAGATCGACTCATGTGGCTACCGTGAACGGAGGACTAAGAGTCTTGAGCGTCTCGCGGAGGCTACAGCACGGCAGGCGGTGAAATTCGGCAGACCCGTCAGGCTTGACCCTATGGCAAGCTGGGAACGCTGGGTAATTCACACAACGCTGAAGAACCGCAGCGATGTTACGACCGAGTCAGTCGGCGAATCCCCGTCAAGAAAAGTCGTAGTAATCCCGAAATTTGAGCCGGAAGAAGTCAGAATGCCCGGCCCGGCTACACTGCGAGTCCGTGTACAGCGCGAGCTTAACGAGAAAGCCGGAGCAAGGAATCCCGCCCCGCAGAGCCGTTACCCAAGACGGAGAAACAGAAACCGCCGCGACACACGCAGGGACGACACCGCGACTCAGGAATAG
- a CDS encoding YidC/Oxa1 family membrane protein insertase codes for MWAQAKSLLLALLETIHSGITSIGIGTNFAWGLAIIALTLLVRLLMHPLTVKQMNSMQKMQKLQPQLKVLQEKYSDDKDRLNQETMALYKDNKVNPASGCLPLIIQLPIFILLYGVLYDLTKTEAFTDVTFFGVNLGGSVLTTVANALNLVDESGVRIPDEQLGFIMVFLSSFTNLGLLFSHIGTWIFNFILLILIAYLTWLQQHLTSAGNSQMAMMNWFMPLFLTFICFGLPGGVLLYWGVSSLMGIIHQLRVSKKTSEEMSQKPTLYKEKPKTK; via the coding sequence ATGTGGGCACAGGCAAAATCATTGCTGCTGGCACTTCTTGAGACAATCCACAGCGGCATTACATCAATCGGAATCGGTACAAATTTCGCATGGGGTCTGGCAATCATCGCGCTGACTCTGCTAGTCCGTCTCCTTATGCACCCTCTTACGGTCAAGCAAATGAACAGTATGCAGAAAATGCAGAAATTGCAGCCTCAATTGAAGGTCTTGCAGGAGAAATACTCGGACGACAAAGACCGACTCAATCAAGAGACAATGGCACTCTACAAGGACAACAAAGTGAACCCGGCAAGCGGCTGCCTTCCGTTAATCATACAGCTACCGATATTCATATTACTGTACGGGGTACTGTATGACCTGACAAAGACAGAGGCATTCACGGACGTTACATTTTTCGGCGTGAACCTTGGCGGGAGTGTCCTTACGACAGTAGCCAACGCGCTGAATCTTGTTGACGAGTCCGGCGTGAGGATTCCTGATGAGCAGCTCGGCTTCATCATGGTATTTCTTTCGTCATTCACGAATCTGGGACTCCTCTTCTCGCACATTGGGACATGGATATTCAACTTCATACTGCTGATACTGATTGCCTATCTTACGTGGCTGCAGCAGCATTTGACGAGCGCGGGAAATTCTCAGATGGCTATGATGAACTGGTTTATGCCGCTGTTCCTGACGTTTATATGCTTCGGGCTTCCGGGGGGAGTCCTGCTCTACTGGGGAGTGTCCTCACTGATGGGAATAATTCACCAGCTCAGAGTCTCAAAGAAAACGAGCGAGGAAATGAGTCAGAAGCCCACGCTGTACAAGGAGAAACCAAAGACAAAATGA
- the yidD gene encoding membrane protein insertion efficiency factor YidD translates to MKYIAIILIRIYQSAISPYLGNNCRFYPTCSNYAISVYEEWGFLRGTLLTVKRLLKCGFWNPGGVDLPPKKLREVKQ, encoded by the coding sequence ATGAAGTACATCGCTATAATCTTAATCCGCATATACCAGTCTGCAATATCACCGTACTTAGGCAATAACTGCCGCTTTTACCCGACATGCTCAAACTATGCCATAAGCGTTTACGAGGAATGGGGATTCTTGCGCGGGACTTTGCTGACGGTGAAGAGGCTGTTAAAGTGCGGATTCTGGAATCCGGGGGGCGTTGACCTTCCGCCGAAAAAATTACGAGAGGTGAAACAATAA